The following are encoded together in the Drosophila takahashii strain IR98-3 E-12201 chromosome X, DtakHiC1v2, whole genome shotgun sequence genome:
- the LOC108060323 gene encoding zinc finger CCCH domain-containing protein 18, which produces MVLDMESDDSRASSPSNSSESRSNSPTNDKEDEEMAPEQEQAEEAGGGPTLDRSVRAASTSSSSSNSSSSSSRSELSKKQKKSSSSSSGSGSGSSSSSGSSSEDEPDQEQQQQLRLPEQQQQQQEEEPLPEPAETDPESSVAAAPAEPEQPGSPSAKSQPSSFLSSVRSRSNSPQLYNQAAVDLNISHEDLSDVSDIEADEKRAPSKNSLHPADEDEDGAISNDSLPAVGEEEEDELAKQNGKAASGEEGKEKKGSKEAKSDEASNGRGPSSALEEDLVKTHDDDALDFEAEEGECPEPLKEPPSSESKANETRSKDNDDDEDDDDGEVDCDEDDEAKRKGNGSLEEGEEAKDKTASADKRKKDEEELEEGEVSDEDEKRPEETEPKPVCRFYTRGQCTWGMSCRFLHPGVTDKGNYTMFESLVRSVPMQGGSSGAGASGAGSSSAAASRAAASAYSSHAAAAADYHDYRNERPPLHHRPALLHAPSIYGGGVAHAVHDARPLLPSDGGPVVVENAWERGLRTAKEMMRKANKRKEQDMDFEDKKMNLTLSPDELEKDSYYLKDRGGSSARSPPPPSSSSSSVMREQQPLNPLSLPMSMHPHAVVAHGNPRTLLPPVYSLYGGPPPPDRYGRSQYMPPPQYEDVDAYGRMARYRELPPHRMPHYEDDRRSRPTREVIVQRVEAAGGRGDEWSDPWMRSKSIGRGSYDRDDRRRRDRRSYSSNSSYSTSNSSQSDSSSDSSRSSSPSDHKRRYGGSSHKLAAAAASASSRRHGGRTARSPSQIPRRPRHSSKGSLSPSYKRPALDKRGVGLSPASKRKKLSSPAPKKFDKLRRRRSSSTSDSDSSDTSYSESESGSSSSDSSSGSRDTPQKRVRATDKALNERKLIKKPAEQATKKRSPISIEIKKTSNMVGVSALASPNNSADSDKEKEHGNGNGKDSKDKEHSSKDGKDKEGKEKDGKDKDKDGGKDKDGKKSRREELLKQLRAVEDAIAKKRSKLN; this is translated from the exons ATGGTCCTCGACATGGAATCGGACGATTCTCGTGCCAGTTCCCCGTCCAATTCCTCGGAGTCGCGTTCCAATTCGCCCACCAACGACAAGGAGGACGAGGAGATGGCTCCGGAACAGGAACAGGCCGAGGAAGCTGGTGGTGGTCCCACTCTAGACCGATCGGTTCGAGCCGCCTCCACCAGCAGCTCATCGTCCAACTCCAGCTCCAGTTCGAGTCGCAGCGAGCTGTCCAAAAAGCAGAAGAAgagctccagcagcagcagcggcagtggcagtggcagcagctcctccagtGGCTCCTCCAGCGAGGATGAGCCCgatcaggagcagcagcagcagctccgaTTGcccgaacagcagcagcagcagcaggaggaggagccgctTCCCGAACCTGCCGAAACGGATCCCGAATCCTCGGTAGCCGCAGCGCCCGCGGAGCCAGAGCAGCCAGGCTCGCCGAGCGCCAAATCGCAGCCCAGCTCGTTCCTCTCCTCCGTTCGCAGCCGGAGCAACAGTCCCCAGCTGTACAATCAGGCCGCCGTCGATCTGAACATCAGCCACGAGGATCTGAGCGATGTCAGCGACATCGAGGCGGACGAGAAGCGGGCGCCGTCCAAGAATTCGCTGCATCCGgcggacgaggacgaggacgggGCCATCTCCAATGACTCGCTGCCCGCCGttggcgaggaggaggaggatgagttGGCCAAGCAGAACGGCAAGGCAGCCAGCGGGGAAGAGGGCAAGGAGAAGAAGGGCTCCAAGGAGGCCAAG TCCGACGAAGCCTCCAATGGGCGTGGCCCCTCGTCCGCCTTGGAGGAGGATCTGGTGAAGACGCACGACGACGACGCCTTGGACTTCGAGGCGGAGGAGGGCGAGTGTCCGGAGCCGCTGAAGGAGCCTCCATCGTCGGAGAGCAAAGCCAACGAAACAAGATCGAAAGataacgacgacgacgaagatgatgatgatggagaGGTGGACTGCGATGAAGACGACGAGGCCAAGCGAAAGGGCAACGGCAGCCTGGAGGAGGGCGAGGAGGCCAAGGACAAGACGGCGTCGGCGGACAAGCGGAaaaaggacgaggaggagctggaggagggcGAGGTGTCCGACGAGGACGAGAAGCGGCCCGAGGAGACGGAACCGAAGCCCGTGTGTCGCTTCTACACGCGCGGCCAGTGCACCTGGGGCATGAGCTGTCGCTTCCTGCATCCCGGCGTCACGGACAAGGGCAACTACACGATGTTCGAGAGCCTGGTGCGTTCGGTGCCCATGCAGGGCGGTTCCTCCGGCGCCGGTGCCTCCGGAGCGGGCTCCTCAAGTGCCGCCGCATCGAGGGCCGCAGCGAGTGCCTATAGTTCCCATGCCGCGGCGGCGGCCGACTATCATGACTATCGAAACGAGCGGCCACCGCTGCACCATCGACCGGCGCTCCTCCATGCGCCCAGTATTTACGGCGGCGGCGTTGCCCACGCCGTCCACGATGCCCGGCCGCTGCTGCCGTCCGACGGCGGACCCGTGGTGGTGGAGAACGCCTGGGAGCGCGGCCTGCGCACCGCCAAGGAGATGATGCGCAAGGCTAACAAGCGCAAGGAGCAGGACATGGACTTTGAGGACAAGAAGATGAACCTAACGCTGTCGCCGGATGAACTGGAGAAGGACTCGTACTACCTCAAGGATCGGGGCGGCAGCAGTGCCCgctcgccgccgccgccgtcgtcgtcctcgtcgtcggTGATGCGCGAACAGCAGCCACTCAATCCGCTCAGCCTGCCGATGTCCATGCATCCGCATGCCGTCGTCGCACACGGCAATCCTCGCACCCTCCTGCCGCCCGTGTACTCGCTGTACGGCGGACCACCGCCGCCTGATCGGTACGGCCGATCTCAGTATATGCCGCCGCCGCAGTACGAGGATGTGGATGCGTACGGAAGGATGGCGAGATATCGCGAGCTGCCGCCCCATCGGATGCCGCACTACGAGGACGATCGAAGGTCGCGGCCAACGCGCGAGGTGATCGTCCAGAGGGTAGAGGCAGCCGGCGGGCGAGGGGATGAGTGGAGCGATCCCTGGATGCGATCCAAGTCGATTGGAAGGGGATCGTACGATCGGGACGATCGCCGGCGCAGGGACAGGCGCAGCTACAGCAGCAACTCGTCGTACTCCACCTCGAACAGCTCGCAGAGCGACTCCAGTTCGGATTCGTCGCGATCGAGCAGTCCGTCGGACCACAAGCGGCGCTACGGCGGCAGTTCGCACAAgctggccgccgccgccgcctcggCTTCCTCGCGCCGGCATGGCGGTCGGACGGCCCGGTCGCCCAGCCAAATACCGCGCCGCCCCAGGCACTCTTCCA AGGGCAGCCTTTCGCCTTCGTACAAGCGACCCGCTCTGGACAAGCGCGGCGTAGGCCTCAGTCCCGCCTCCAAGCGCAAGAAGCTCTCTTCGCCGGCACCCAAGAAGTTTGACAAGTTGCGGCGACGTCGCAGTTCCAGTACATCCGACTCAG ACTCATCGGATACCTCGTACtccgaatcggaatcgggCTCCTCGTCGTCGGACAGCTCGTCGGGATCAAGGGATACGCCCCAGAAGCGAGTGAGAGCCACCGACAAGGCGCTCAACGAGCGCAAGCTTATTAAAAAGC CTGCTGAACAAGCAACCAAGAAGCGTTCGCCTATTTCCATTGAGATTAAGAAAACGTCGAACATGGTGGGTGTTTCGGCGCTGGCCTCACCCAACAACTCAGCCGACTCCGACAAGGAGAAGGAGCACGGCAACGGCAATGGCAAGGACAGCAAGGACAAGGAGCACAGCAGCAAGGATGGCAAGGATAAGGAGGGCAAGGAGAAGGATGGCAAGGACAAGGACAAGGATGGCGGGAAGGATAAGGATGGCAAGAAGTCGCGGCGAGAGGAGCTGCTGAAGCAGCTGCGCGCCGTCGAGGATGCGATCGCCAAGAAGCGCTCCAAGTTAAACTGA
- the LOC108060284 gene encoding sn-1-specific diacylglycerol lipase ABHD11 isoform X1, with protein sequence MQRLTKSLRLLSFPAGKLLSPAACPPLGAKVLAQREYSSESPEPVQLSFDVYTGEGPETRPPLVTYHGLFGSKQNWRGISKALVRKVPRKVYAMDCRNHGESPHSSVHTSRAMSEDVRLFLEQRQHPKAACLGHSMGGRSMMYFARKYPELVERLIVVDISPISVPRSTGEMTQIFDAMVSLDLSPTLSMSEGRKIAREKLLKATEDETVDFIMLNLRKDPKTGVFSWACNARVLRDFLTRFDNYQSNLEKLPPYTGPTTFICGSRSPYMRREQWPQIVEMFPNSEIHWLEAGHLVHFEQPQEFLTLVSEFLNRSD encoded by the exons ATGCAGCGCCTGACGAAATCGTTACGTTTACTTTCCTTTCCCGCGGGAAAGCTCCTTTCTCCTGCCGCCTGTCCTCCTCTGGGGGCCAAGGTCCTGGCGCAGAGGGAGTACTCCTCGGAATCCCCGGAACCCGTGCAGCTCAGCTTCGACGTGTACACGGGTGAGGGGCCGGAAACGAGGCCACCACTGGTCACCTACCATGGACTCTTCGGTTCCAAGCAAAATTGGCGGGGGATCAGCAAGGCTCTGGTGCGGAAAGTGCCCAGGAAG GTCTATGCCATGGATTGCCGGAATCATGGCGAGAGTCCCCATTCGAGTGTCCACACTTCGAGGGCGATGAGCGAGGATGTGCGTCTGTTTCTGGAGCAGCGGCAGCACCCGAAGGCCGCCTGCTTGGGACACAGCATGGGTGGCAGGTCCATGATGTACTTCGCCCGGAAATAT CCCGAGTTGGTGGAGCGCTTAATAGTGGTGGATATATCGCCCATAAGCGTGCCCCGTTCCACTGGAGAGATGACGCAAATCTTCGATGCGATGGTCTCTTTGGATCTCTCACCGACACTGTCCATGTCCGAGGGCCGGAAAATCGCAAGGGAAAAACTACTAAAGGCCACCGAGGACGAGACCGTGGACTTTATCATGCTGAATCTCCGAAAGGATCCAAAGACGGGGGT ATTCTCATGGGCCTGCAATGCCCGGGTACTTCGAGATTTCCTCACCCGCTTCGATAATTACCAAAGCAATCTGGAGAAACTGCCGCCGTACACGGGACCCACCACTTTTATCTGCGGATCGCGGTCACCTTACATGAG ACGCGAACAGTGGCCGCAGATTGTGGAGATGTTCCCCAATTCGGAGATCCACTGGCTGGAAGCCGGGCATCTGGTGCATTTCGAGCAGCCTCAAGAGTTCCTTACATTAGTCAGCGAGTTCCTGAACAGATCTGATTAG
- the LOC108060284 gene encoding sn-1-specific diacylglycerol lipase ABHD11 isoform X2 encodes MMTAGFYSKTIPKPELVERLIVVDISPISVPRSTGEMTQIFDAMVSLDLSPTLSMSEGRKIAREKLLKATEDETVDFIMLNLRKDPKTGVFSWACNARVLRDFLTRFDNYQSNLEKLPPYTGPTTFICGSRSPYMRREQWPQIVEMFPNSEIHWLEAGHLVHFEQPQEFLTLVSEFLNRSD; translated from the exons AT GATGACTGCAGGATTTTATTCTAAAACAATACCCAAg CCCGAGTTGGTGGAGCGCTTAATAGTGGTGGATATATCGCCCATAAGCGTGCCCCGTTCCACTGGAGAGATGACGCAAATCTTCGATGCGATGGTCTCTTTGGATCTCTCACCGACACTGTCCATGTCCGAGGGCCGGAAAATCGCAAGGGAAAAACTACTAAAGGCCACCGAGGACGAGACCGTGGACTTTATCATGCTGAATCTCCGAAAGGATCCAAAGACGGGGGT ATTCTCATGGGCCTGCAATGCCCGGGTACTTCGAGATTTCCTCACCCGCTTCGATAATTACCAAAGCAATCTGGAGAAACTGCCGCCGTACACGGGACCCACCACTTTTATCTGCGGATCGCGGTCACCTTACATGAG ACGCGAACAGTGGCCGCAGATTGTGGAGATGTTCCCCAATTCGGAGATCCACTGGCTGGAAGCCGGGCATCTGGTGCATTTCGAGCAGCCTCAAGAGTTCCTTACATTAGTCAGCGAGTTCCTGAACAGATCTGATTAG
- the unc-119 gene encoding protein unc-119 homolog, with the protein MSVVGKQLNPVQSSSAAAVAASSSAAAGSSSSSAGSGAEANGGSGGAAGAAASGGGGGGGASNDSKRSAEPSSVSPDEVLHLTKITDDYLCSANANVFEIDFTRFKIRDLESGAVLFEIAKPPSEQYPDGLSVEETMLAAAEELSLEDTADPNAGRYVRYQFTPAFLNLKTVGATVEFTVGSQPVNNFRMIERHFFRDRLLKTFDFEFGYCIPYSKNTCEHIYEFPNLPPDLVAEMISSPFETRSDSFYFVENRLVMHNKADYAYDGGIIV; encoded by the exons ATGAGTGTGGTGGGCAAGCAACTGAATCCCGTGCAATCCTCCAGTGCAGCTGCCGTTGCCGCATCGTCCTCCGCGGCCGCAggatcctcgtcgtcgtcggcggGCAGCGGAGCGGAGGCCAACGGAGGCAGCGGAGGAGCCGCGGGAGCTGCCGCCTcgggtggcggcggcggcggaggcgcCTCCAATGACTCCAAACGCAGCGCGGAGCCATCGAGCGTCAGTCCCGACGAGGTGCTCCACCTGACCAAGATCACGGACGACTATCTCTGCTCCGCCAATGCAAATGTGTTCGAGATCGACTTTACGCGGTTCAAGATCCGCGACCTGGAGAGCGGAGCCGTGCTCTTCGAGATCGCCAAGCCGCCGAGCGAGCAATATCCCGATGGACTGTCCGTGGAGGAGACCATGCTGGCGGCAGCCGAGGAACTGTCGCTGGAGGACACTGCCGATCCGAATGCCGGACGCTATGTGCGCTATCAGTTCACGCCGGCATTTCTCAACCTCAAAACAGTGGGAGCCAC TGTGGAATTCACTGTGGGCAGCCAGCCTGTGAACAATTTCCGCATGATCGAACGCCACTTCTTCCGCGATCGCCTGCTAAAGACCTTCGACTTTGAGTTCGGCTACTGCATTCCATATTCGAAGAACACGTGCGAGCACATCTACGAGTTTCCTAACCTTCCACCCGACCTAG tGGCTGAGATGATATCGAGCCCCTTTGAGACGCGCTCGGACAGCTTTTACTTTGTGGAAAACCGACTCGTCATGCACAACAAAGCCGACTACGCCTACGATGGCGGCATTATAGTCTAA